One Pseudodesulfovibrio cashew DNA window includes the following coding sequences:
- the phnN gene encoding phosphonate metabolism protein/1,5-bisphosphokinase (PRPP-forming) PhnN, whose protein sequence is MTGELIYVIGPSGSGKDSVMADARDRLAGSGALFAHRYITRPASAGGENHVHLSEAEFQARLDNGLFALHWDSHGWRYGIGSEIGLWLSRGLPVVVNGSRAYLGEAVGRYPKLLPVLVEVDPDILRQRLLARGRETPVEIERRLARGERYPVSHPRLERVDNSGDLADAGERLAAIVSRNLHSMKKAV, encoded by the coding sequence ATGACCGGCGAACTGATTTACGTCATCGGCCCTTCGGGGAGCGGCAAAGATAGCGTCATGGCGGATGCCCGCGATCGGCTGGCCGGTTCAGGAGCGCTCTTTGCCCATCGCTACATCACCCGGCCCGCGTCCGCCGGGGGCGAGAACCACGTGCATCTCTCCGAGGCGGAGTTCCAGGCGCGGCTGGACAACGGCCTGTTCGCCCTGCACTGGGACAGCCATGGCTGGCGTTACGGTATCGGCTCCGAGATCGGGCTGTGGCTGTCGCGCGGGCTGCCAGTGGTGGTCAACGGCTCCAGGGCCTACCTGGGCGAGGCCGTGGGCCGCTACCCGAAGCTGCTGCCCGTGCTGGTGGAGGTGGACCCGGACATACTGCGCCAACGGCTGCTGGCCCGGGGGCGGGAAACGCCCGTGGAGATCGAGCGGCGGCTGGCGCGCGGAGAGCGCTACCCCGTGTCCCATCCCCGGCTGGAGCGGGTTGACAACAGCGGCGATCTGGCGGATGCCGGAGAGCGGCTCGCAGCCATTGTTTCCCGCAACCTTCATTCCATGAAAAAGGCAGTATGA
- a CDS encoding DUF1045 domain-containing protein gives MAARYGVYYAPEEGSELEQFGSRWLGRSAATGREIRQPGVPGLDREIVQILTQAPRLYGFHGTLVPPFPLCRGCSSEDFRDKVAACARNLAPIDLGPLELRVLGSFLALVPAEAAGMEGLRALHETCLLALHPFREPPSKAEMARRRARGLTPTQDRLLVRFGYPYVLEEYRFHLTLTDAVPDRERRAALLEYLEFETRPLREGAHPVRELCLFRQESPGEPFTIVERFPMGKEAEG, from the coding sequence ATGGCGGCGCGATACGGAGTATACTATGCCCCGGAAGAGGGGAGCGAACTGGAGCAGTTCGGAAGCAGGTGGCTCGGACGGAGCGCGGCTACGGGCAGGGAGATACGCCAGCCCGGCGTGCCGGGCCTGGACCGGGAGATCGTGCAGATCCTGACCCAGGCTCCACGATTGTATGGATTTCACGGCACTCTCGTCCCACCTTTCCCTCTCTGCAGGGGATGCTCTTCCGAGGATTTCCGGGACAAGGTGGCCGCGTGCGCTCGTAACCTGGCCCCCATTGATCTCGGGCCTCTGGAACTGCGTGTGCTCGGCTCTTTCCTGGCGCTGGTCCCGGCGGAGGCGGCAGGCATGGAAGGGCTTCGCGCCCTGCACGAGACCTGTCTGCTTGCGCTCCATCCCTTCCGCGAACCGCCCTCCAAAGCGGAGATGGCGCGCCGCCGGGCCAGGGGGTTGACGCCGACCCAGGACAGGCTCCTCGTCCGCTTTGGGTATCCATACGTCCTGGAGGAGTATCGCTTTCACCTGACGCTCACCGATGCGGTCCCTGATCGCGAACGGCGGGCAGCGTTGCTGGAGTATCTGGAATTCGAGACCAGGCCCTTGCGCGAGGGAGCCCATCCCGTCCGCGAACTTTGCCTGTTCCGCCAGGAGTCCCCGGGCGAGCCCTTTACCATCGTGGAGCGGTTCCCCATGGGAAAGGAGGCGGAGGGATGA
- a CDS encoding DapH/DapD/GlmU-related protein → MPNDTPPSASETDAVGSWPEPRVHPSARLMKSRLDAFTEVGEGCLLLESSLGAYSYLSPECDVAHAEIGRFASIASQVRIGPTNHPMWRASQHHFTYRSDQYGFGPDDAGLFEWRRKQRTVVGHDVWIGHGAILLPGVHVGDGAVVAAGAVVSRDVPPYSVVGGVPARHIKDRFQPKVRERLVRLAWWDWSHERIGAALPDFRHLAIEEFLDKYERETE, encoded by the coding sequence ATGCCGAATGACACCCCTCCTTCCGCTTCAGAAACCGATGCCGTGGGCTCGTGGCCCGAACCCCGGGTACACCCTTCCGCGAGACTGATGAAGAGCCGGCTGGATGCTTTCACGGAAGTGGGAGAGGGCTGCCTGCTCCTGGAGAGTTCGCTGGGCGCGTATTCCTACCTGAGCCCTGAGTGCGACGTGGCGCATGCCGAGATCGGCAGGTTTGCGTCCATCGCTTCTCAGGTTCGTATCGGGCCCACCAATCATCCCATGTGGCGGGCCTCCCAACATCATTTTACCTACCGCAGCGACCAGTACGGATTCGGTCCGGACGACGCCGGTCTTTTCGAGTGGCGGCGGAAACAGCGGACCGTGGTGGGCCACGACGTCTGGATCGGGCACGGGGCCATCCTGCTGCCCGGTGTCCATGTGGGCGACGGCGCGGTGGTGGCGGCCGGGGCCGTGGTGTCGCGGGACGTGCCTCCCTACAGCGTGGTCGGCGGGGTGCCAGCCAGGCACATCAAGGACCGCTTTCAACCCAAGGTGCGGGAGCGGCTGGTCCGCCTTGCGTGGTGGGACTGGTCCCATGAGCGGATCGGCGCGGCATTGCCGGACTTCCGGCATCTGGCCATCGAGGAATTTCTGGACAAATATGAACGCGAGACGGAGTGA
- the phnF gene encoding phosphonate metabolism transcriptional regulator PhnF, translating into MSPDTERVALWRRIYGKIKDDVGSGALAPGDKLPSENRLAAHWGVNRHTVRRALAALEEEGVLRVEQGRGSFVREPVISYPVKRRTRFSENLLEQRRVPGNLLLRAGQAEADAEVAEALGIAQGSEVIRLVTAGEADGRRISLSISFFPARRFPGFIAAYRQEESVTRTLARFGVADYARMSSKVIARMPSRDEARELQQPRTRPVLVTESVNVDTDGVPVEFGICLFASDWVQLVVEPSH; encoded by the coding sequence ATGAGCCCTGACACGGAACGGGTCGCCCTGTGGCGGCGCATTTACGGGAAAATCAAGGACGACGTCGGTTCGGGCGCGCTCGCGCCCGGCGACAAGCTGCCGTCCGAGAACCGGCTGGCCGCCCACTGGGGTGTCAACCGGCATACGGTCCGGCGCGCCTTGGCCGCGCTGGAAGAGGAAGGGGTACTGCGCGTGGAGCAGGGGCGCGGCAGCTTCGTGCGCGAGCCGGTCATCAGCTATCCGGTCAAGCGGCGAACCCGGTTCAGCGAGAACCTGCTTGAGCAGCGTCGGGTGCCCGGCAACCTGCTTCTTCGGGCCGGACAGGCCGAGGCGGACGCGGAAGTGGCCGAGGCCCTGGGCATCGCGCAGGGCAGCGAGGTGATCCGCCTGGTCACGGCAGGCGAGGCGGACGGACGGCGCATCAGCCTGTCCATCTCCTTTTTCCCGGCCCGCCGGTTTCCCGGCTTCATCGCGGCATATCGTCAGGAGGAATCCGTGACCCGGACCCTGGCGCGGTTCGGCGTGGCGGACTATGCCCGCATGTCCTCCAAGGTCATCGCCCGCATGCCCTCCCGGGACGAGGCGCGGGAACTGCAACAGCCCCGAACCCGCCCGGTGCTGGTCACCGAGAGCGTCAACGTGGACACGGACGGCGTGCCGGTGGAGTTCGGCATCTGTCTTTTCGCCAGCGATTGGGTGCAGTTGGTGGTCGAGCCGTCGCATTGA
- the phnG gene encoding phosphonate C-P lyase system protein PhnG, which produces MKPDKHKDPTIARRQYWMGVLARAGAPALEDALNGLDSRPAYTLLRAPETGMAMIRARADGAGRRFNLGEMTITRCSLRLEGDAPVVGHGYVAGRNRRHAELAALFDALFQADPDAELHDRIIPPLQARREEALKRQAVKTAATRVNFFTMARGQDKED; this is translated from the coding sequence ATGAAACCCGACAAGCACAAAGACCCCACCATCGCACGGCGGCAATATTGGATGGGCGTCCTCGCCCGGGCCGGAGCCCCGGCCCTGGAGGACGCCTTGAACGGACTGGACTCCCGGCCAGCCTACACCCTGCTGCGTGCTCCGGAGACAGGCATGGCCATGATCCGGGCCAGAGCGGACGGCGCGGGCCGCCGCTTCAACCTGGGCGAGATGACCATAACCCGGTGCTCCCTGCGCCTCGAGGGCGACGCCCCGGTGGTGGGACACGGCTACGTGGCCGGACGCAACCGGCGGCACGCCGAGCTGGCCGCCCTGTTCGACGCCCTGTTCCAGGCCGATCCGGACGCGGAACTGCATGACCGGATCATTCCGCCCCTCCAAGCGAGGCGGGAAGAGGCCCTGAAGCGGCAGGCGGTCAAAACCGCCGCCACCAGGGTGAACTTTTTCACCATGGCCCGAGGCCAGGACAAGGAGGACTGA
- the phnH gene encoding phosphonate C-P lyase system protein PhnH, which produces MMQGQTETVSPGLESPVMDSQRIFRAVLATMARPGTVTVLGNWPDPPRPLRPAAASVCLALADLDTPMWLGENPPAEVSTYLRFHCGCPVVQDQESAGFALVLDGTRLPDLSRFNPGHQEYPDRSTTVIIQVNRLEVGSGVRLTGPGIKDEMRLGVVGLEENFWTEMGRNHARYPLGYDVILATDTEIASLPRSVRVEV; this is translated from the coding sequence ATGATGCAAGGTCAAACGGAAACCGTTTCACCGGGTCTGGAAAGCCCGGTGATGGACAGCCAGCGCATCTTCCGCGCCGTGCTGGCCACCATGGCCCGCCCCGGCACGGTCACCGTGCTCGGCAACTGGCCCGATCCGCCCCGGCCCCTGCGTCCGGCGGCGGCCTCGGTCTGCCTGGCCCTGGCCGACCTGGACACCCCCATGTGGCTCGGAGAAAACCCGCCCGCGGAGGTCTCCACCTACCTGCGCTTCCACTGCGGCTGTCCAGTTGTTCAGGACCAGGAGTCCGCCGGGTTCGCACTGGTTCTGGACGGCACCCGGCTGCCCGACCTGTCGCGTTTCAACCCCGGCCACCAGGAATACCCGGACCGCTCGACCACGGTCATTATCCAGGTGAACCGGCTGGAGGTCGGGAGCGGCGTGCGCCTGACCGGCCCGGGCATCAAGGACGAAATGCGCCTTGGCGTGGTCGGCCTTGAAGAAAATTTCTGGACCGAGATGGGCCGGAACCACGCCCGCTACCCGCTTGGGTACGACGTAATCCTGGCCACGGACACGGAGATCGCCTCCCTGCCCCGATCCGTCAGGGTGGAGGTCTAA
- a CDS encoding carbon-phosphorus lyase complex subunit PhnI produces the protein MYVAVKGGETAIRNGHRLMAEERRGDVAIPELEVAQIREQLGLAVDRVMTEGSLYDPELAALAIKQAQGDLVEAVFLLRAFRTTLPRLAVSEPVDTAAMIVRRRVSATFKDIPGGQILGPTYDYTHRLIDFSLLDPARPDAVDAPLDAPKEDGAPCSRVMDLLTREGLAATPESDDCGEVGDITRETLAFPAERDVRLQNLARGDEGFLLALGYSTQRGFGDTHPFAGEIRMGEVAVSVVPEELGFEVEIGDITVSECEMVTSFKGNKDELPKFTRGYGLGFGYCERKVMAMALVDRALQARELGEDLDVPSRDEEFVLYHSDNVEAQGFVQHLKLPHYVDFQADLVMVRTMRDQILARQRAESPTDDKAVNGDAVIEQSQDEKEKAA, from the coding sequence ATGTACGTCGCGGTAAAAGGCGGCGAGACCGCCATTCGAAACGGCCACCGGCTCATGGCCGAGGAACGGCGCGGCGACGTCGCCATCCCCGAACTGGAAGTGGCGCAGATCCGCGAACAGCTCGGACTGGCCGTGGACCGGGTCATGACCGAAGGCTCCCTGTACGACCCCGAACTGGCGGCGCTGGCCATCAAGCAGGCCCAGGGCGACCTGGTGGAGGCCGTGTTCCTGCTCCGGGCATTCCGCACCACCCTGCCCAGGCTGGCCGTGTCGGAGCCAGTGGACACCGCGGCCATGATCGTGCGCCGCAGGGTCTCGGCCACCTTCAAGGACATCCCGGGCGGTCAGATTCTGGGCCCGACCTACGACTACACACACCGGCTCATAGATTTTTCGCTCCTCGACCCGGCCCGGCCCGATGCCGTTGACGCGCCTTTAGACGCGCCCAAAGAGGACGGCGCGCCCTGCTCGCGGGTCATGGACCTCCTCACCCGCGAGGGGCTGGCGGCGACGCCCGAGTCCGACGACTGCGGCGAGGTGGGCGACATCACCCGCGAGACCCTCGCGTTTCCGGCGGAGCGCGACGTGCGGCTCCAAAACCTGGCCCGGGGGGACGAGGGGTTCCTGCTGGCCCTGGGGTACTCCACCCAGCGCGGTTTCGGCGACACCCATCCCTTTGCCGGGGAAATCCGCATGGGCGAGGTGGCCGTTTCCGTCGTCCCGGAGGAACTCGGCTTTGAGGTGGAGATCGGGGACATCACCGTGAGCGAGTGCGAAATGGTCACCAGCTTCAAGGGCAACAAGGACGAACTGCCCAAGTTCACGCGCGGCTACGGCCTCGGCTTCGGATACTGCGAGCGCAAGGTCATGGCCATGGCCCTGGTGGACCGCGCCCTCCAGGCCAGGGAGCTGGGCGAGGACCTCGACGTCCCGTCCCGCGACGAGGAGTTCGTGCTCTATCACAGCGACAACGTGGAGGCGCAGGGCTTTGTCCAGCACCTCAAGCTCCCCCACTACGTGGATTTCCAGGCCGACCTGGTCATGGTCCGCACCATGCGCGACCAGATCCTGGCTCGGCAACGGGCCGAATCACCGACCGACGACAAGGCCGTGAACGGAGACGCCGTCATTGAACAGTCCCAGGACGAAAAGGAGAAGGCCGCATGA